The following DNA comes from Mesorhizobium sp. B2-1-8.
GGTCGGCCGCGTCTATGGCGGCGTCTTCGCGCTCGGCGCCATGCTGGCGGCGATTGCCGCGGTGCTGATCGTGCCGATCAGCCAGGCGCATTACCTTATGGGGCAGGATCCGCTGCTCTTGTCCTTCATTGTCGTCATCATCGGCGGCCTCGGATCGCTGCGCGGCACCGTAGTCGCCGCCGTGCTGATCGGCCTGTCCGACGGCATCATCTCGATGTTCTTTTCGCCGACGCTGGCCAAGATCATCGCCACGCTCTTGGTCGCCATGGTGCTGGTGTTCCGCCCGCAAGGCCTGTTCGGGACGGCGTCGCGATGAGCGAAGCTTCGCCGGCAAAGGCCTATGCACTGCATCTCGGCGTCATCGCCCTGCTCTTCGTGCTGAGCTTGCTGCTACCGGACTATTATCACGGTCTGCTCGCCCGCATCATGGTGCTGGCGGTCTTCGCCATGGGCTACAACATGCTGTTCGGCTATGTCGGCCTGCTCAGCCTCGGCCATGCCATGTTCTTCGGCGCCGGGCTTTATGGCGCCGGGCTCGCCGTCATCCAGCTCGGCTGGAGCGTGCCGGCGGCGTTCGCCGCTGGTCTCGGCTGCGGAGTGGTTCTTTCGCTGATCATCGGCCTCCTGGCGCTGCGCACCACGGGTGTCGCCTTCATGATCGTCACTATGATGTTCGCCCAGGTGTTTTATCTCGCCATCCTCTATTTCGCGGCCTGGACCGGGGGTGATCAGGGCATGGTCGTGCCGCAGCCGGCACGTGTCCTCACTTTCGGCGCCACATCGCTCGACCTCACCAACCCGACCGTGCGCTACATGACGGCGCTCGGCTTGTTCTCTCTCGTGCTGCTGATCACGCTCGCCGTCGTCCGTTCCAGACATGGCCGCGTGCTGGTCGCAATCAGGGAGAACGCGGAACGGACGAAGATGCTGGGCTACGACACCTTCTCCAACAAGCTCGCCGCCGTCGTCGTCTCCGGCGCGATCTGTGCGGCGTCCGGCGCCGCCTACGCGCTGCTGTTCGGCTATGTCGGCTCGAGCTTCGCCTCGGTGCAGTATTCCATCCTGCCGCTGCTGTGGGTGCTGCTCGGGGGTGCGGCGACAACGCTCGGGCCGCTGATCGGCACGCTGTTCATGTACTATGTCATCGACATCACCAGCGGCTACACATCGGCTTATCTGCTGATCGTCGGCATCGCACTGATCCTGCTGGTGCTGTTCTTCCCGAAGGGCATTCTCGGCACCATCCGCCAGCGCTGGCTCGGGTGGCTGCCATGACGCCGCTGCTGACCACCAAGGCCCTGTCGCGCAATTTCGGTGGCCTGCGCGCCGTCGACAACGTCGACTTCACCTTGATGCCCGGAGAAATCCGCGCCGTCATCGGCCCCAACGGCGCGGGCAAGACCACCTTCGTCAGCCTGGTCAGCGGCCGCATCCGGCCCTCTTCGGGAGCGATCCTCTTCGACGGCGCCGACATCACCGGCCTGCCGGCCTATGTCAGGGTCCGCCGGGGCATCGCCTACACCTTCCAGATCACCAGCGTCTTCGCCAACCTCAGCGCCTATGACAATGTCGCGCTGCCGGTGCAGCGCACGCTGAGCGACGGCCGTTCGAAGGGTGCCGTGCGTGCCGGCGTCATGTCGGCGCTCGAACGCACCGGGCTGGCGGACCGCGCCCATATGCCGGCCGGGCAATTGTCCTACGGCCATCAGCGACTGCTGGAAGTGGCGATGGGCCTGGCGCTGAAGCCGCGCCTGCTGATCCTCGACGAGCCAACGCAAGGTCTGGCCGACAGCGAGATCGACAATTTTATCGCCCTGGTGCGTGACATCGCAGGAGGTGCCACCGTGCTCCTGATCGAGCACAACATGCCGGTCGTCATGCAGCTCGCGCACCGCATCACCGTCTTCAACGCCGGCAGGATCCTCGCCGAGGGTGCGCCCGAAGCCATCCGTGAGAACGCCGCGGTGCAGGAAGCCTATCTGGGGACCGCCCCATGACGGAGACGAGCAAGACCGATGCACTGGTGATCTCGGGGCTGGATTGCTTCCATGGCGAGGTCCAGGTGCTCTACGGACTCGATCTCGTGCTGAACAAGGGCGAGGTGCTGTGCCTGTTCGGCCGCAACGGCGCCGGCAAGACGACGACGCTGAAAGCGATCATGGGCCTGGTTCCGGCAAGTGCCGGTTCGATC
Coding sequences within:
- a CDS encoding branched-chain amino acid ABC transporter permease, with the protein product MSEASPAKAYALHLGVIALLFVLSLLLPDYYHGLLARIMVLAVFAMGYNMLFGYVGLLSLGHAMFFGAGLYGAGLAVIQLGWSVPAAFAAGLGCGVVLSLIIGLLALRTTGVAFMIVTMMFAQVFYLAILYFAAWTGGDQGMVVPQPARVLTFGATSLDLTNPTVRYMTALGLFSLVLLITLAVVRSRHGRVLVAIRENAERTKMLGYDTFSNKLAAVVVSGAICAASGAAYALLFGYVGSSFASVQYSILPLLWVLLGGAATTLGPLIGTLFMYYVIDITSGYTSAYLLIVGIALILLVLFFPKGILGTIRQRWLGWLP
- a CDS encoding ABC transporter ATP-binding protein, encoding MTPLLTTKALSRNFGGLRAVDNVDFTLMPGEIRAVIGPNGAGKTTFVSLVSGRIRPSSGAILFDGADITGLPAYVRVRRGIAYTFQITSVFANLSAYDNVALPVQRTLSDGRSKGAVRAGVMSALERTGLADRAHMPAGQLSYGHQRLLEVAMGLALKPRLLILDEPTQGLADSEIDNFIALVRDIAGGATVLLIEHNMPVVMQLAHRITVFNAGRILAEGAPEAIRENAAVQEAYLGTAP